The window CACCTAATACTCGAACGGCAATGCGACTAAAACGTATTTGTTGCTCGGTCACCTCATAAAGTGCACGCAATTTCGGTGAATCTTGAAACGCTTGTAGCCAATCATCAGGATCTCGTTCCAACACTGATTCTATCGTGATTGTTTGCATACAAAACGTCACCTCCTTACATGGTCTTACACAGTTGGTTGTTTTGCTACTAGTCGTAACACATCTTCAAGTAAACTTTGCGTAAACGCTTCACCACTATAAGCTGAATATATTGTATTCTCTAGCACTCGTGGTTGTTTATCTTTTAAATCACCGTGAGCTGGTGTATAGCCTATATCCGCCATAGCGAGCATACCGTAATCCATAATGGAATCGCCCGCAGCCACATGCACATCATATGTACAATGTTCTTTTAAATAGGCAATCGCCGCTTCCTTCGTTAACACTTTCGGCAAAAAGTATAATTTTCTCCCTTGTAAGAGGACATGCCAACCAAGCACATCAAACTCCTGAATCATTACCTGGACTACATCTGGTTCTAAAACTGTTAGGTCTACATGATGAACATAAAAGAGTTCATCAACATAAAATGAACGTTGTAGCCAATTGTCGGATTTCACCATATCAAAGCGTCGCAACATATCGGCATCTGGAATCGAGGTATCTTCAATACGTTTACGTATTATTTTTGCCCATTCTTCATTCGGATAACCTTTTTCTAATATTGTACCCCCATTAGTTGTAATTGCAAAAGTTGGACATAGCTCATTTATCAAATGAATGCGTTTATATTGATGCAATGCACGGGTAGTTACTGGCACGAATAACGTTCGATCATGTACCTGATGCAGTAATTTCGTTGTCGCTTCCGTCATCATACTCATCACTTCACCATCTTTTCGTTCAGCTTCGACTGACAGTGTTAGTGCTGGGAAATTTGCCATCATACGCTTTGAATAGATTAGCGTACGGTCTAAATCCGATGTAAATAGTAGCATGAATTCTCTCCTCTATACTTCTTTTATTAAGCCGCAACATGCGTACGACATCTTCGGATATTCTTCAACCGGTACATTTTTTTCTTTAGCTAATAACAATATGTGCTCAAGTTCGTTCGTATATCTAGGATTGATTAAAATTTTCCAAGGTATGCGACGAAGTAACACACGCGTCGTTTCACCAACACCAGGTTTCACGAAATGAATATTTGTAATCCCTAAATCTTGTTGAATCGCCTGCACGGATTTCATGCCTTGCCATGTAATTGGAGATTGTGAGTGCGCACGTATTTGCTGCGCGACTTCATGTTGAACTTGGTTAAAATAAACACTCACACGGTCGATATACAAGTTCGATACATCAACGTCCTCTAGCTCTTTATAATACTTAGCCCCATGGAAGTCATGTTCCTTCATAAACTGTAAATTCAATACTGTGCGACTCACTAATCCAGACACTGTTGAATTTAAACAGGCAGATGGAATCAAAAAATCTTCACGTGTACCATAAATTGACGTACAGTGTCCAGGGTCAGCCAATACAGCTAATGTAGCATCTAGTTGGGCTTCATGATTTGCATTGAAAAGGTCACACGATTGTTGCAATTCCTTCGTAATCGCACCTTTCCCAGTCCAACCATCTATAAATTGAATGTGCGCTGATGGATGCTCAGTAAAGATATAACGAATGGCCGTCTCATCAATACCACGACCACGAAGTATGGAAATCGTATAATGTGGCACTTGAACGTTGTATCGCATTTTTATATAGCGCTTAATCAAAATACCAATCGGTGTACCAGCTCTCGCTAAACTAACGAGCACTAACTGCTCTAACCCTTGTCGTGCTACAATTTGTTCCGCCACAATCCCAACAGCCAGCGCAATACGTTGTGCATAGTCATCTAATGTTTTGTAAAACAGTTCCATATAAGCTTCTGATGGATGATATTCGACAGGGAGCATTTCTGAATAATGTGTACCTGACTGGATAAGGCGCTCACGTTTTTCGTTGTTTAATTCAAGAGTGACGTTACTAATATCTCGTAGTAAAAAGACAACATCCTCAGGAGAATAACTTCCCATTTTATCGGGTTGCATTTCTAATCGCATTATTCCCCCTCCAATTCATGCAGACAAATCACATAAACTTTTGCGTCACTTACTGATTGTAGTGCATGCACAACTCGTGCAACAATCTCTTTACTTGCTATACGTTCTACGACTAAAAAAAGTTCCGAGTACGGATGACTTTGTATATTATATAAATAATTTTCAACACCATTATTTTCTGGGCTCTCAAAAGCTAGTTTCTCAGAAATTGTATAGCCCGTATCATGTGCACAATAAATCGGACTACGTGTTGTCGATTGAACATAAACGTCCTCACCTAAATAATTAGCTATTTGCATCGGTACATACATAAATTCACCCGTTCCAATAACAAGTGCTGGGCCATCTGTTCTTAGTTTTTTTAACTGTAGAGCGATCCCCTCTATTGTACGTTTTTGTTCCACATGCTGTTCGGACGTTAACATAAATCTCCCAGTTGCTAGTAGATATGGTGCCTCGTTTTCAATCCCATTTTCTGCAATCGAGCGATAACATTTTCGTTCAACCGGTTCCTTTATAGATAGTAATGACAGATTTTGAGTCTCCTGCATAGTTACTCCCACTTGTTGGCTTGTTAAATGTGGTTCTCCACTACAGTTAAATTGTCCACGCATAATTGCTATAAAATCAATCGTTATATCCCACTTCTTCTCCATTTGGTGAATGAAAGCTTGCTGTTGAGCAGAGCGCCAATCTAAAATGGATAACACAGAATATTGCTTCACATAAGGAAATCTTCGTCGCAGTGTTTCAATTATATTAACCACAGTATTTCCTGTTGTAATCTCGTCATCGATTAACACAATACGCTTGGCTTGTCGTAACTTCTCTGGTTGTTCACTATAAATGCGATGACTCGTTGCATGTGAATGCTCTTCTTCAAAAGTCACAAATGGCTCAAGATCAGGTAAAAGTTCACGTGTAGTGTGAATATACATCCCCTTTGAACCAAAAGCATTAAATACCGCATGCCCAAGTGCTGTCGCTGTTTCTGCAAAGCCAATAAATAATGTATCATCTAAGAGATCTAGGGGTCGTGCCTCTACTCGTTGTACTATTTCTTGAACGCCTTGCTGTTTTTTTAGTGCCTGTACAATAGTTGGAAGTAACAAAGCTTCCTCACCAACAAGCTTCTCATGATACATCATTGCTAGCAATGTTCCAGTAAGTATCGGTACTTGCGGTCGCACTGCTAAATGCTTGCCAAGAACGGTGCTGACAAATAAAAATTTTCTCTTTTTATTAATACGTGCGGCCATTTTAAATAAATCTGTTACGGCAAAATCGTACGGATTATTTGTTATCGTAATATCAATTTCATAGTCCTGAAAAATATTCAACCTGCTCTTCAGTTGTGGCATCCATACTTCCTCCTACTTCAGTATTCAATAAAAGGGACGCGAAATCTACAGATTCATTGTATACACCATAGACATGCGCTTGGCGTAAAATTTGCTGCGCCCACCTCGTATGAGGCTTCATTTCATTCATTTTGTTGGCATAATGACTTTTTATCACACCTTTTTGACCGTCATTATGCTCTACAATGCTTAATGCATCTAAGTATTCTTCGTACGAAACGACATATAGCGCATGTACAACACGAATATGACTAGGATGAATAATCGTTTTACCTAAAATGCCATTTTGTCTATCCATTAAGACTTCCTTAATCAAGCCATCTAAATAATCATCGAGTAATGCTTGGCGTGCGTGTAGCGCTCCTTTTTCACTAAATGGTGTCGCTCTCAATGCTGGCTTCAATACACGCTGATTACTGAAATATTCCCATACAGGCCCAGAAATAACAAAACCGTCTTCCTTACGCCCTAACACATTGACTATATCTGCAATGCAATCTCGAATAACCGCTATATCGTAAATCGTTGAATCTACACGACGACGTATACCATATATCCCACAAAAATCAGTGGCACCAATGCGAACATTTAATACGCGTTCTCTGTATTGATGTAGCACTTCCTTAATTGCAAACAACGCATCCATACGGGATTCCTTATACAAAATATCACGACTTTCCAAAATCGGCATGCCAAATAACGTGAGCTGATGCTGTTGAATCGTTTGTTCAAGTAAGTCAAAATAAGTAGCTCCTAGCACCGCCGAAAACTTAGGAAATACATAGCCTGTTAGGACTTCTTGATGTTTTCCTAAAGTAGTTGTCAAAAATAAAAATTGCTCGACACTACGTACACGAATAAATATAAGAGGTAAGTTTTGAAGTTGGATTTCCTTATTTTCATAAAGGGTATAAAGCGCACTAATATCCGCTATTATTTTCTCTTCACATTGTGCTAACTCTGCATCTCCAACAGCATCTTCTAAATCAATGACAAAAGAAGTCAGGTCTCTATATTTCTGAGATTGAACCATTGCTGAAATATTAGGCATCGATGCAGGCATATATAATGTGGCACCTAATGTATAGGCTAAAATATTTGGATTATCGAATTTTGTAAAAGGTTGTGGCTTTTTATAAAAAATAGCATCCGTTTCAGTTGCAAAATGTTGCATCTACTTCTCTCCTTCATCAAAAGAATTGACATTGTGGGAAAAGGCACTGTATCAGCCTGCTTTTATTACAGACCAATACAGTGCCTTTAGTTACGTTGCTTTCTTATTCAACTTATGTATAACAAAAGTTAGTAAAAAGGCTACGATTAAAATAACGAAGAAAACTTCGTGTGATAAATGGAAACCGAAAACACCAGCAAACATTTTAATCGCAATTATCGCAATTAATATAAATGCAGTAGTTTCAAGCTCTGGTACACGTTCAATCAAGGTTAAAAATACACCTGCGATTGTACGCATCATAATAATCCC of the Lysinibacillus fusiformis genome contains:
- a CDS encoding phosphoribosyltransferase family protein; this translates as MPQLKSRLNIFQDYEIDITITNNPYDFAVTDLFKMAARINKKRKFLFVSTVLGKHLAVRPQVPILTGTLLAMMYHEKLVGEEALLLPTIVQALKKQQGVQEIVQRVEARPLDLLDDTLFIGFAETATALGHAVFNAFGSKGMYIHTTRELLPDLEPFVTFEEEHSHATSHRIYSEQPEKLRQAKRIVLIDDEITTGNTVVNIIETLRRRFPYVKQYSVLSILDWRSAQQQAFIHQMEKKWDITIDFIAIMRGQFNCSGEPHLTSQQVGVTMQETQNLSLLSIKEPVERKCYRSIAENGIENEAPYLLATGRFMLTSEQHVEQKRTIEGIALQLKKLRTDGPALVIGTGEFMYVPMQIANYLGEDVYVQSTTRSPIYCAHDTGYTISEKLAFESPENNGVENYLYNIQSHPYSELFLVVERIASKEIVARVVHALQSVSDAKVYVICLHELEGE
- a CDS encoding HpcH/HpaI aldolase/citrate lyase family protein, which gives rise to MQHFATETDAIFYKKPQPFTKFDNPNILAYTLGATLYMPASMPNISAMVQSQKYRDLTSFVIDLEDAVGDAELAQCEEKIIADISALYTLYENKEIQLQNLPLIFIRVRSVEQFLFLTTTLGKHQEVLTGYVFPKFSAVLGATYFDLLEQTIQQHQLTLFGMPILESRDILYKESRMDALFAIKEVLHQYRERVLNVRIGATDFCGIYGIRRRVDSTIYDIAVIRDCIADIVNVLGRKEDGFVISGPVWEYFSNQRVLKPALRATPFSEKGALHARQALLDDYLDGLIKEVLMDRQNGILGKTIIHPSHIRVVHALYVVSYEEYLDALSIVEHNDGQKGVIKSHYANKMNEMKPHTRWAQQILRQAHVYGVYNESVDFASLLLNTEVGGSMDATTEEQVEYFSGL
- a CDS encoding HAD family hydrolase translates to MLLFTSDLDRTLIYSKRMMANFPALTLSVEAERKDGEVMSMMTEATTKLLHQVHDRTLFVPVTTRALHQYKRIHLINELCPTFAITTNGGTILEKGYPNEEWAKIIRKRIEDTSIPDADMLRRFDMVKSDNWLQRSFYVDELFYVHHVDLTVLEPDVVQVMIQEFDVLGWHVLLQGRKLYFLPKVLTKEAAIAYLKEHCTYDVHVAAGDSIMDYGMLAMADIGYTPAHGDLKDKQPRVLENTIYSAYSGEAFTQSLLEDVLRLVAKQPTV
- a CDS encoding cysteine protease StiP family protein; its protein translation is MRLEMQPDKMGSYSPEDVVFLLRDISNVTLELNNEKRERLIQSGTHYSEMLPVEYHPSEAYMELFYKTLDDYAQRIALAVGIVAEQIVARQGLEQLVLVSLARAGTPIGILIKRYIKMRYNVQVPHYTISILRGRGIDETAIRYIFTEHPSAHIQFIDGWTGKGAITKELQQSCDLFNANHEAQLDATLAVLADPGHCTSIYGTREDFLIPSACLNSTVSGLVSRTVLNLQFMKEHDFHGAKYYKELEDVDVSNLYIDRVSVYFNQVQHEVAQQIRAHSQSPITWQGMKSVQAIQQDLGITNIHFVKPGVGETTRVLLRRIPWKILINPRYTNELEHILLLAKEKNVPVEEYPKMSYACCGLIKEV